The segment CGCGGAAATGCGCCCGCCGCCGAGATTCCGGCAAATCCCCGTCGAGCGTCGTGCCAAAAAAAATGGCGAAAGCGAAATTACGCCGTGATTTCAAGGAGTTTCAAAAAAGCGGTGTCGAAAATGAGTCGGGAGTCTTGACGTCCCCCACACCCACGCGCTCACGGTTCGGACGTCGTGCAGAGTTCGCTTCACGCAGTCGATTCGCCCGTGAGGAACTCGGCAAGCTGCCTGGCGAGCGCGCGAAACGCTTTTCCGCGGTGGCTCACGGCGTCCTTTTCGCCGCCGTCGAGTTCGGCAAAGGTTTTACCAGACGCCGGTTCCAGCATCACCGGGTCGTAGCCGAATCCTCCATCGCCGTGGGGAGCGGAGAGCACGAGCCCATCGGCTCGCCCATGCGCGATCAGCGTCCGACCATCCGGGGCGACGCACGCTGCCGTGCAGTGGTAATGCGCATCGCGCGCGGTTTCGGGGATGTCGCGCAGGCGTTCGAGCAGCAGCGCGTTGTTCTCGGCGTCGGTCGCATTCGGCCCCGCGAAGATGGCCGAATCGACGCCCGGCGCGCCGCCCAGCGCGTTCACGCACAGCCCGGAGTCGTCGGCGATCGCCGGCAGGCCCGTGGCGTATATCCAGTACCGGGCCTTGATGAGGGCGTTGGCGTCGAAGTCGCCGCCGTCCTCGACCGGCGCGATGTCGAAACCCAGATCGCGCGGCGAAACGAGATCGAACCCGAGCGGCGCGAGGATGCGGCGCAGCTCGGCCAGCTTGCCCGCGTTGTTCGACGCGAGCACGACGCGCCGCCCGGCCTTCACGTTTTGTCGCTCCGGGGCGCGGCCTTTTGCAGACGCGCGATCTTGCGCACGCCGGTGCGGGCGAGGGCGAGCAGTGCGGCGATGTCGTCCTCGGCGAAGGTCGCCTCTTCGCCCGTCATCTGCACCTCGACGAGGCGGCCCGAGCCGGTCATCACGAAGTTCGCGTCCACGTCCGCGCCGCTGTCTTCCTCATAGTCGAGATCGAGCAGCGCGCGGCCCCCGACGAGCCCGCACGACACCGCCGCGACCGAATCGACGAGCGGATTCGCGGAGATCTTGCCATGCTCGCGACACCACGCGATCGCGTCACGCAGCGCCACGTACGCGCCGTTGATCGACGCGCACCGCGTGCCGCCGTCGGCGTGCAGCACGTCGCAGTCGATCACGATCTGGCGCTCGCCGAGTTTTTCGAGATCGGTCACCGCGCGCAGGGCGCGACCCACGAGGCGCTGGATCTCGTGCGTGCGCCCGGAGACCTTCGCGCGCTCGCGCTGCGTGCGGTCACGGTTGGCGCGCGGCAGCATGGCGTACTCCGCCGTCACCCAACCCTTGCCCTTGCCCTGAAGCCAGCGGGGGATCGACTCCTCGACCGTGGCCGTGACGAGCACTTTCGTTTGCCCCATCGTGACGAGGCAAGAGCCCTCGGCGTACGGGTTCACGCCGCGCGCGAACGCGGTGGGACGCAGCGCGTCGGGACGGCGTCCGTCATGTCGTTTCATCGTCAGCCCTCTCAGCAGTTCGAGACGAACACCAGCGCCGCGC is part of the Deltaproteobacteria bacterium genome and harbors:
- the rdgB gene encoding RdgB/HAM1 family non-canonical purine NTP pyrophosphatase, which produces MKAGRRVVLASNNAGKLAELRRILAPLGFDLVSPRDLGFDIAPVEDGGDFDANALIKARYWIYATGLPAIADDSGLCVNALGGAPGVDSAIFAGPNATDAENNALLLERLRDIPETARDAHYHCTAACVAPDGRTLIAHGRADGLVLSAPHGDGGFGYDPVMLEPASGKTFAELDGGEKDAVSHRGKAFRALARQLAEFLTGESTA
- the rph gene encoding ribonuclease PH; translation: MKRHDGRRPDALRPTAFARGVNPYAEGSCLVTMGQTKVLVTATVEESIPRWLQGKGKGWVTAEYAMLPRANRDRTQRERAKVSGRTHEIQRLVGRALRAVTDLEKLGERQIVIDCDVLHADGGTRCASINGAYVALRDAIAWCREHGKISANPLVDSVAAVSCGLVGGRALLDLDYEEDSGADVDANFVMTGSGRLVEVQMTGEEATFAEDDIAALLALARTGVRKIARLQKAAPRSDKT